One Candidatus Devosia phytovorans genomic window carries:
- a CDS encoding 2'-deoxycytidine 5'-triphosphate deaminase has protein sequence MDKQQTWPQGVFPARLIEMLHHQGSISTSTPFDADQVQPASLDLRLGHVAYRVRSSFLPGPSHSVAERIEALKLHEIDLTHGAVLERGCVYLVPLLESLDLPDTVSASANPKSSTGRLDVFTRVIGDRARGFDQMPNGYSGPLYLEISPRTFPILARTGSRLSQMRFRSGDNRLTIAEHQALHQSDTLVFDNSVPVGEGVALSIDLKGAGRDGLIGFRSRRHTAVVDVDKKAALDVLDFWDPLHSRGREELILDPDEFYILVSDEAVHVPPSHAAEMVPFDPLVGEFRVHYAGFFDPGFGHSSAGGTGSRAVLEVRSREVPFLLGHGQTIGRLIYERLAEAPDRLYGSALGSNYQAQTLKLSKHFRDYVG, from the coding sequence ATGGACAAGCAACAGACCTGGCCACAGGGCGTGTTTCCGGCGCGGCTGATCGAGATGCTGCATCACCAGGGTTCGATCAGCACCAGCACGCCGTTCGATGCCGATCAGGTGCAGCCGGCCAGCCTCGACCTGCGCCTGGGCCATGTGGCCTATCGTGTCCGTTCGAGTTTCCTGCCCGGTCCAAGCCATTCTGTCGCCGAGCGTATCGAGGCGTTGAAACTGCATGAAATCGATCTGACGCATGGTGCAGTGCTGGAGCGCGGCTGCGTCTATCTGGTGCCGCTGCTCGAAAGCCTTGACCTGCCCGACACGGTCAGCGCCTCGGCCAATCCGAAAAGCTCGACCGGCCGACTCGACGTCTTTACCCGTGTCATCGGCGACCGGGCCCGCGGTTTCGACCAGATGCCCAATGGTTATTCAGGGCCGCTCTATCTCGAAATCAGCCCGCGCACATTCCCCATTCTCGCGCGCACCGGCTCGCGCCTCAGCCAGATGCGGTTCCGCTCGGGGGACAATCGCCTGACCATTGCCGAGCACCAGGCGCTGCATCAAAGCGATACGCTGGTGTTCGACAACAGCGTGCCGGTGGGTGAAGGCGTTGCGCTATCCATCGACCTCAAAGGCGCCGGGCGCGACGGGCTGATCGGTTTCCGCTCGCGGCGGCACACGGCTGTGGTCGATGTCGACAAGAAGGCGGCACTCGACGTGCTCGACTTCTGGGACCCGCTGCACAGCCGTGGCCGCGAAGAGCTGATCCTTGACCCGGACGAGTTCTATATTCTGGTCAGTGACGAGGCGGTGCATGTGCCGCCCAGCCATGCCGCCGAAATGGTGCCTTTCGATCCGCTGGTGGGGGAATTCCGCGTGCATTACGCCGGCTTTTTCGACCCCGGCTTTGGCCATTCATCAGCCGGCGGCACGGGCAGCCGTGCGGTGCTCGAAGTGCGCAGCCGCGAGGTGCCGTTCCTGCTCGGTCACGGCCAGACCATCGGCCGGCTGATCTATGAACGGCTCGCCGAAGCGCCTGACCGGCTCTATGGCTCGGCGCTGGGTTCCAATTACCAGGCGCAGACGCTCAAGCTCTCCAAGCATTTCAGGGACTATGTCGGCTAG
- a CDS encoding integrase — translation MARSAHNDLYLIKRGQSWVYHRRVPTLLLEADGRGRFVRQALGTRDLAVARKQRDLLAAADDELWSSMTLQTNLDGSRAKYAAALKRVRALGFGYATADEIGRSATWEELSSRLESILPTTTPKEVEQAVLGTIEKPRATFEDALRIYTEGPGKQKLANKSKDQLRIWKNIPKRAIARFHEVVGEKALADIDRSDAVRFYRYWLGRIVPDDDAAAMHPSSGNREIGELRKLYREYFSFEHNEKDRLNPFMQLSFAEDGSDTRPPFQTSWLADKFLKPGPLSGLNSEARGVLLAMIETGCRPSEICSLTKNTIVLDHETPHIAIRPRRANDRKNADFAEHGPREVKSAASVRSIPLVGVSLAVFQKFPDGFSRYMDKAGTASQTINSYLDENGLLPTPAHTLYSVRHTFEDRMKTAKIDYEVRMGIFGHSVSRPSYGEGGGLDWQQSLLHEMALPFDPTIV, via the coding sequence ATGGCCCGCAGCGCACACAACGACCTCTATCTAATTAAACGTGGGCAAAGCTGGGTGTATCACCGGCGCGTCCCCACTCTGCTCCTAGAAGCTGATGGTAGAGGTCGCTTCGTTAGGCAAGCCCTGGGAACCAGGGACCTCGCAGTAGCGCGAAAGCAGCGCGACCTGCTCGCTGCCGCTGATGACGAACTTTGGTCATCAATGACCCTACAAACCAACTTGGACGGGTCACGAGCAAAGTACGCCGCCGCTCTCAAGCGCGTACGCGCGCTAGGCTTTGGATACGCTACTGCGGACGAGATTGGACGCTCGGCGACTTGGGAAGAGCTATCCAGCCGCCTGGAATCCATCCTCCCCACCACCACGCCGAAAGAAGTTGAACAGGCGGTTCTTGGAACGATCGAGAAACCACGAGCAACCTTCGAAGATGCATTGCGTATCTATACTGAGGGGCCCGGCAAACAAAAACTGGCTAATAAGAGCAAAGATCAGCTCCGGATATGGAAGAACATCCCCAAACGAGCGATCGCCAGATTTCATGAGGTCGTGGGAGAAAAGGCCCTAGCTGATATCGATCGATCGGATGCCGTGCGGTTTTATCGGTACTGGCTGGGCAGAATTGTCCCAGACGACGATGCGGCGGCAATGCACCCCTCTAGCGGCAACCGCGAAATAGGCGAGTTGAGGAAGCTGTATCGCGAGTATTTCAGCTTCGAGCATAACGAAAAGGACCGCCTCAACCCATTTATGCAGCTGAGCTTTGCAGAGGATGGGAGTGATACTCGCCCGCCTTTTCAGACAAGTTGGCTAGCTGATAAATTCCTGAAACCCGGTCCGCTTTCAGGTCTGAACTCGGAAGCCCGTGGTGTTTTGCTTGCCATGATCGAGACGGGCTGCCGACCATCCGAAATATGCAGCCTCACTAAGAATACGATCGTGCTGGACCACGAAACGCCACACATCGCTATTCGGCCCCGTCGCGCCAACGATCGTAAGAACGCCGACTTTGCCGAGCATGGCCCACGTGAGGTTAAGAGCGCCGCTTCTGTCCGTAGCATTCCTCTAGTCGGCGTATCGTTGGCAGTCTTTCAGAAATTTCCTGACGGCTTTTCAAGATACATGGACAAGGCTGGAACGGCTTCGCAAACTATCAACAGCTACCTGGACGAAAATGGGTTACTACCCACACCCGCTCATACACTTTATAGTGTACGCCATACTTTTGAAGATCGAATGAAGACTGCCAAGATCGACTATGAGGTTCGAATGGGCATCTTTGGTCATTCTGTCTCACGGCCCAGCTACGGCGAGGGTGGAGGCCTCGATTGGCAACAGAGCTTGCTGCACGAGATGGCATTGCCGTTCGACCCGACAATCGTGTGA
- a CDS encoding P-loop NTPase: MISTKGKSTKRLFIIVGMKGGTGKSTTAVLLAFILRSLGFEVAVYDGDAAVSTTYLTLREALVPEEDQSPVHGAVRYDMRNPDEANTLLLSLDAGTNAVIHDLPGGTIGDIDELFRTDFSDGLSEITGFAGSLGYEIVVVHLITPDRANPASMQGFMNGFGAEAKYVAVLNRGLLRKGETFDTWLNSTERTDFLDLNGTEIEMPAIPGPLHKFGLAGLINPDSLDRYQQHLQNLFVRELNKQLGLILEMLE, translated from the coding sequence ATGATTTCGACCAAAGGAAAAAGCACCAAGCGGCTCTTTATCATCGTCGGCATGAAGGGCGGCACCGGAAAATCGACGACGGCAGTCTTGCTGGCCTTCATTTTGCGCAGCCTCGGTTTTGAGGTGGCGGTCTATGACGGCGACGCAGCGGTTAGCACCACGTATCTGACTCTTCGCGAAGCTCTTGTGCCCGAAGAAGATCAGAGTCCGGTCCATGGTGCGGTCCGCTACGACATGCGCAATCCTGACGAGGCCAATACGCTCCTGCTCTCCCTCGACGCGGGAACCAACGCCGTGATTCACGACCTGCCCGGCGGCACCATCGGCGACATCGACGAGCTGTTTCGCACTGACTTCTCGGACGGCCTCTCCGAGATCACGGGCTTTGCCGGCTCGCTGGGCTACGAGATCGTCGTTGTTCATCTGATTACCCCGGACCGCGCCAATCCGGCGAGTATGCAGGGCTTCATGAATGGTTTTGGAGCGGAAGCGAAGTACGTCGCTGTTCTCAACCGCGGGCTTTTGCGCAAGGGCGAAACGTTTGACACTTGGCTCAATAGCACCGAACGCACTGACTTCCTCGATCTCAATGGCACCGAAATTGAAATGCCAGCAATTCCTGGGCCGTTGCACAAGTTCGGGCTTGCGGGGTTGATCAACCCCGATAGCCTCGATCGTTACCAGCAGCATTTGCAGAACCTGTTCGTGCGCGAGCTGAACAAGCAGCTCGGGTTGATCCTGGAGATGCTCGAATGA